The Dasypus novemcinctus isolate mDasNov1 chromosome 2, mDasNov1.1.hap2, whole genome shotgun sequence genome includes a region encoding these proteins:
- the BHMT gene encoding betaine--homocysteine S-methyltransferase 1, whose translation MAPVAGKKAKRGILERLEAGEVVIGDGGFVFALEKRGYVKAGPWTPEAAVEHPEAVRQLHREFLRAGSNVMQTFTFYASEDKLENRGNYVAEKISGQKVNEAACDIARQVADEGDALVAGGVSQTPSYLSCKSEAEVKKIFQQQLEVFLKKNVDFLIAEYFEHVEEAVWAVEALKVSGKPVAATMCIGPGGDLHGVTPGECAVRLVKAGASIVGVNCHFDPTISLQTVKLMKEGLEAARLKAFLMSQPLAYHTPDCGKQGFIDLPEFPFGLEPRVATRWDIQKYAREAYNLGVRYIGGCCGFEPYHIRAIAEELAPERGFLPPASEKHGSWGSGLDMHTKPWIRARARKEYWENLRIATGRPYSPSMSKPDAWGVTKGTVELIQQKEATTNQQLKELFEKQKSKSTQ comes from the exons ATGGCACCCGTTGCGGGGAAAAAGGCCAAGAGG GGTATTCTAGAACGTTTAGAGGCCGGGGAGGTTGTGATTGGAGATGGAGGGTTTGTCTTCGCTCTGGAGAAGAGGGGCTACGTGAAGGCAGGACCCTGGACCCCAGAAGCTGCTGTGGAACACCCAGAAGCAG TGCGCCAGCTTCATCGAGAGTTCCTCAGAGCTGGATCCAACGTCATGCAGACTTTCACCTTTTATGCCAGTGAAGACAAGCTGGAGAATaggggaaactatgttgcagaaAAAATATCT GGGCAGAAGGTCAACGAAGCTGCGTGTGACATTGCCCGGCAAGTGGCTGATGAGGGGGATGCTTTGGTGGCCGGAGGTGTGAGCCAGACGCCGTCATACCTCAGCTGCAAGAGTGAAgctgaagttaaaaaaatatttcagcaaCAGTTAGAGGTCTTTTTAAAGAAGAATGTGGACTTCTTGATTGCGGAG TATTTTGAACATGTTGAAGAAGCTGTGTGGGCAGTTGAGGCCTTGAAAGTCTCTGGTAAACCAGTGGCAGCTACCATGTGCATAGGCCCAGGTGGAGATTTGCATGGCGTGACCCCCGGCGAGTGTGCTGTACGGCTGGTTAAAGCAG GGGCTTCCATCGTTGGTGTGAACTGCCATTTTGACCCCACAATTAGTTTACAGACTGTGAAGCTCATGAAAGAAGGTTTGGAGGCTGCCCGACTGAAAGCCTTCCTGATGTCCCAGCCCTTGGCCTACCACACTCCCGACTGTGGCAAACAGGGATTTATTGATCTCCCAGAATTCCCCTTTG GACTGGAGCCCAGAGTTGCAACCAGATGGGATATTCAAAAATATGCCAGAGAGGCCTACAACCTGGGTGTCAGGTACATTGGTGGGTGCTGTGGATTTGAGCCCTACCACATCAGGGCAATTGCCGAGGAGCTGGCCCCAGAAAGGGGGTTTTTGCCACCAGCTTCGGAAAAACATGGCAGCTGGGGAAGTGGTTTGGACATGCACACCAAACCCTGGATTAGAGCAAG GGCCAGGAAAGAATACTGGGAGAATCTTCGGATAGCCACCGGCAGGCCATACAGCCCTTCAATGTCCAAGCCTGATGCCTGGGGAGTGACCAAAGGAACGGTGGAGCTGATACAGCAGAAGGAAGCCACAACCAATCAGCAGTTGAAGGAGctctttgaaaaacagaaatCCAAATCTACACAGTAG